In a genomic window of Pedobacter sp. KBS0701:
- a CDS encoding DUF5686 and carboxypeptidase regulatory-like domain-containing protein → MIRICALLFFCGLTNFAFAQHFTVTGTIKDTNGQPVPFASVYLKSTTSGTSANIDGKYSIKLKSGEHTLSFRAVGYKQQEHIVNASANLVLNVTLTAESYTLENVNIRANAEDPAYAIIRKAIKQRKTHLEEVKVFSCDVYIKGVQRLKGAPKKFFGQDIQKILELDTNRKGIIYLSESQSKFNFRRPNDVHEEMISSKVAGRNNSFSFNKASDLIINFYDNYLLENKLSSRGYISPIADNALFYYKYKLLGESKENGEIIHKIEVIPRRENDPVFRGIIYIIDDSWRIYNTDVYLTKNAGINFIDTLNISQQFTKVNEVYMPTAINFQFAGNVLGFKIAGYYVGIYSNYNLDPKFPKNFFSGEILKVTEMVNKKDSVYWKNNRPIPLTEDEKINYVKKDSIAKLKESKKYLDSLERENNKFGIGKLLLRGVSINDRYDKEYWNFDPVLKAIFYNTVEGFAIKYGVTYRKDFENRRSYSIRPELRYGFANQRLTGSLTGSYYYNPLKRASVGASFGNGVFDLNNLGSMTQLGNTINSLFYEKNFAKFYEKSFININTTRELASGLQGSVAVDYNRNKSLTNNSTFKFIDAKDREFTSNNPFNPTEDTPLFPTYNSFSATASLTYTFGQKYITRPDGKFYTESKFPKITVLYKKGFNGVLNSDVDYDFVKLEVSQDRIGFGLWGYTSFLAGVGKFLNNKNMYYPDFKHFAGNISTIFPPNLRKFQYLDFYQFSTNQQYFEAHLEHNFAGFFMNKIPLLRKAKLEEFIGGGYLSSPEKRNYKEFYFGIQRLVLRASYGFAYDGGTKLTQGFRISYGF, encoded by the coding sequence ATGATAAGAATTTGCGCGCTCCTGTTTTTTTGCGGCCTCACCAATTTTGCATTTGCACAACATTTTACAGTTACTGGCACAATTAAAGATACGAACGGACAACCTGTTCCATTTGCATCGGTTTATTTAAAAAGCACTACTTCGGGAACCTCTGCAAATATTGACGGAAAATATTCGATTAAGCTGAAAAGCGGTGAGCATACCTTAAGTTTTAGAGCTGTAGGTTACAAACAGCAAGAGCATATTGTAAATGCCTCAGCAAATCTTGTGCTTAATGTAACGCTAACGGCAGAAAGTTATACTTTAGAAAACGTAAATATCAGGGCCAATGCCGAAGATCCGGCTTATGCCATTATCCGTAAGGCCATTAAACAAAGAAAAACACATTTAGAGGAGGTTAAAGTTTTCAGTTGTGATGTTTACATTAAAGGAGTGCAAAGATTAAAAGGTGCACCAAAAAAATTCTTCGGACAGGATATACAGAAAATTTTAGAGCTGGATACTAACCGGAAAGGCATTATATACCTATCAGAATCGCAAAGCAAGTTTAATTTCAGACGGCCAAACGATGTGCATGAAGAAATGATCTCCTCAAAAGTTGCTGGCAGGAACAACTCATTCAGTTTTAACAAGGCATCTGATCTGATCATCAATTTTTACGATAACTACCTGCTCGAAAATAAATTAAGTTCAAGAGGATATATTTCTCCAATTGCAGACAATGCACTCTTCTATTATAAATATAAATTACTGGGCGAAAGCAAAGAAAACGGAGAAATCATCCATAAAATAGAAGTGATTCCCCGCCGTGAAAACGATCCTGTTTTTAGGGGGATTATCTATATTATTGACGATAGCTGGAGAATTTACAATACAGATGTTTACCTGACCAAAAACGCAGGTATCAACTTTATCGATACACTGAACATCAGCCAGCAGTTTACCAAAGTCAATGAGGTTTACATGCCTACGGCTATTAATTTTCAATTTGCAGGTAATGTGCTGGGATTTAAAATAGCCGGTTATTATGTGGGGATTTATAGTAATTATAATCTGGACCCTAAATTTCCAAAAAACTTTTTCAGTGGAGAAATCTTAAAAGTTACTGAAATGGTGAACAAAAAAGATTCCGTTTACTGGAAAAATAACAGGCCTATCCCTTTAACGGAAGATGAAAAAATCAATTATGTAAAAAAAGACAGCATAGCGAAGCTAAAAGAATCGAAAAAATATCTTGATTCTCTTGAAAGAGAAAACAATAAATTTGGTATTGGTAAGCTTTTACTCAGGGGGGTAAGTATTAATGATCGGTATGACAAGGAATATTGGAATTTCGACCCCGTATTAAAAGCTATATTCTACAATACTGTTGAAGGATTTGCCATAAAATATGGTGTTACCTACCGAAAGGATTTTGAGAATAGAAGATCTTATTCTATCCGACCTGAGTTGAGATACGGATTTGCTAACCAGAGGCTTACCGGAAGCTTAACCGGAAGCTATTATTACAACCCGCTTAAACGGGCCAGTGTAGGTGCATCGTTCGGAAACGGAGTCTTCGACCTGAACAACCTGGGCTCTATGACACAGCTGGGCAACACTATTAACTCATTATTTTATGAGAAAAATTTCGCCAAGTTTTACGAAAAGAGTTTTATAAATATCAATACCACCCGCGAACTGGCCTCGGGCCTTCAGGGAAGTGTGGCTGTAGATTACAACCGGAATAAAAGCCTCACCAATAACTCAACGTTTAAATTTATAGATGCGAAAGACCGCGAATTTACATCAAACAACCCTTTTAACCCAACCGAAGACACACCGCTTTTCCCAACCTACAATTCTTTCAGCGCAACAGCAAGTTTAACCTATACTTTTGGGCAGAAATACATTACCCGTCCGGATGGTAAGTTTTACACAGAATCAAAATTTCCTAAAATTACGGTATTATATAAAAAAGGATTTAATGGTGTATTAAACAGCGATGTTGATTACGATTTCGTGAAGCTTGAGGTTTCTCAGGACAGGATCGGATTTGGATTATGGGGTTACACTTCATTTTTGGCAGGTGTAGGCAAGTTCCTGAACAACAAAAACATGTATTACCCTGATTTCAAACATTTCGCAGGTAATATTTCCACCATATTTCCTCCTAATTTAAGGAAATTTCAATATTTAGATTTTTATCAGTTCAGTACCAACCAACAATATTTCGAAGCGCATTTGGAGCATAATTTCGCAGGTTTCTTTATGAATAAAATTCCATTGTTGCGCAAAGCTAAACTGGAAGAATTTATCGGTGGTGGTTATTTATCCTCACCTGAAAAAAGAAATTACAAAGAATTTTATTTTGGTATTCAACGCCTGGTACTGCGGGCAAGTTATGGTTTCGCTTATGATGGCGGAACTAAGTTAACCCAGGGTTTTAGGATATCTTATGGCTTCTGA
- a CDS encoding rhodanese-related sulfurtransferase produces MKKYQTLLYYCYSYIAEAEQFAADHLKFCKSLDLVGRIIVADEGLNGTVSGTAEACKAYMEAIHADERFAKTEFKIDNVEEPSFLKMHCRYKSEIVHSGLRDTSIIDPNKQTGKHLEPVDFMKMKDDEDVIILDVRSNYEHNLGKFKNAVTLDIENFRDFPEQINQLAQYKDKKILTYCTGGIKCEKASALLLHHGFNDVYQLHGGIIKYGKEAGGKDFEGKCYVFDNRIAVDVNEVNPTIVSVCYNCGKTTPKMINCANPECNEHITQCDECGEELQGCCSTACTTNPRKRPYNGTGYYVKVPQPVAVKG; encoded by the coding sequence ATGAAAAAATATCAAACACTACTTTACTATTGCTATAGTTACATAGCGGAGGCAGAACAATTTGCTGCCGATCATCTTAAATTTTGTAAATCCTTAGATCTTGTTGGGCGTATTATCGTTGCCGACGAAGGTTTAAATGGTACCGTCTCCGGTACTGCTGAAGCATGCAAAGCCTATATGGAAGCGATACATGCTGATGAGCGGTTTGCCAAAACAGAATTTAAAATCGATAATGTAGAAGAACCTTCTTTCCTGAAAATGCACTGCCGTTACAAATCGGAAATTGTACATTCTGGTTTAAGGGATACTTCGATTATTGATCCGAACAAACAAACGGGTAAACATTTGGAGCCGGTAGATTTCATGAAAATGAAAGATGATGAGGATGTCATAATCCTTGATGTGCGTTCTAATTACGAACATAATCTAGGTAAATTTAAGAATGCAGTAACGTTGGATATCGAAAATTTCCGCGATTTCCCTGAGCAGATTAACCAGCTTGCCCAATATAAAGACAAAAAAATATTAACCTATTGCACTGGAGGTATTAAATGCGAAAAAGCATCTGCCCTATTATTGCACCATGGTTTTAACGATGTATACCAGTTGCATGGCGGTATTATCAAGTATGGTAAGGAAGCCGGTGGAAAGGATTTTGAAGGCAAATGTTATGTTTTCGATAACCGCATTGCTGTTGATGTGAACGAGGTAAACCCTACCATTGTTTCGGTTTGCTATAACTGTGGTAAAACTACACCAAAAATGATCAACTGTGCCAATCCGGAATGTAACGAGCACATTACCCAATGCGATGAGTGTGGCGAAGAACTTCAGGGCTGCTGCTCAACAGCATGCACTACTAATCCGCGTAAACGCCCTTACAATGGCACGGGTTATTATGTAAAAGTTCCGCAGCCGGTAGCGGTGAAAGGCTAA
- a CDS encoding triple tyrosine motif-containing protein has protein sequence MLNYFRFLLLLSCFTISAYASEIKSIGVPYIENYPKAVYSSGNQNWSIAKDNKGVMYFGNAEGLLTFDGRYWQKYQMPNRQIVRAVATDNKGRIYTGGFGEFGFWAFKNNKLSYNSLINLLPKGIKINDEVWKIYVDQDRVIFQSFSKIFIYKNNKIEVVKSPSSFLFLHKVRNKYIIEVLEKGLFELVGNKLIHIPNSEKLGKEGILSILPYKTDGLIIGTSKNGLFTYDGKDFAPLNTSANSYLKTYQLNNGVSLLGKYFAYGTILNGLIIIDENGRVVQRINKSSGLQNNTVLSLYADNEQNLWTGLDNGIDRIELNSPLYFYFDKTGQFGTVYSSIIFNNKIYLGTNQGLFYSEWSPDNLLPFNFRLIPNSQGQVWELTIIDNELICGHNSGTFKVNGDQINWLSRSAGGWTIKKLNSNPNYLVQGTYTGLSLFTESPGSGLKFVTKIAGFDAPSRYVEQDNKGDIWVAHAYKGLYKLSLSQNYSNATSVKYFDEKNGLPGNYNINIFNLENKIVFSSDAGFYTYDELSDKFTKYAALNKELGSFQSSNKIINAGGKKYWFINHGKTALVNFSEPGKVEIDSNQFSILDGRMVQYYENISRISNAIYLISVDDGFVIYNPTAQLNQQKQKLPAVLIRRVEDITDKFSLISEAGNSEEATEIQNNRNNIRISYALPYYRQAKVKYQIYLEGYSRTWSDWSYATEKDFTNLSAGNYVFKVRAKIDDSTVSEETVYKFTILRPWYLNNWAILLYAILFVTVLIVGKKIYERKLQRDSQKISERLQAEQEEILRQEAETNEKQIIKLQTEKLQAELASKNRELANSAMTLVYKNELLQKLSDEITKLKDENGKKLSDDQTRKIQKVINDGMNDERDWHLFENSFNEAHESFFKKLKSQHPDLVPNDLKLCAYLRMNMSSKEMSSLLNISLRGVEIRRYRLRKKLEVPHDKNLTEFLMEL, from the coding sequence ATGCTAAACTATTTCCGTTTTTTATTACTGCTTTCCTGTTTTACAATAAGTGCCTATGCATCAGAAATTAAAAGCATTGGTGTACCCTATATCGAAAATTACCCTAAAGCTGTTTATTCATCAGGGAACCAGAATTGGAGCATAGCAAAAGATAATAAAGGGGTGATGTACTTTGGCAACGCAGAAGGCTTATTAACTTTTGATGGCCGTTACTGGCAGAAATACCAGATGCCAAACCGGCAGATTGTTAGAGCGGTAGCTACAGATAACAAAGGAAGGATTTATACCGGCGGTTTTGGCGAATTTGGTTTCTGGGCGTTTAAAAACAACAAATTAAGCTACAACTCGCTCATCAATTTATTACCAAAAGGCATTAAAATAAATGACGAGGTTTGGAAAATTTATGTAGATCAGGACCGGGTTATCTTTCAGTCTTTCTCCAAAATATTTATTTATAAAAACAATAAAATCGAAGTGGTAAAATCGCCGTCTTCTTTTTTGTTTTTACATAAAGTACGTAATAAGTATATTATTGAAGTGCTTGAAAAAGGTTTATTCGAACTGGTGGGCAATAAATTAATCCACATTCCCAATAGCGAAAAGCTGGGAAAAGAAGGTATTCTGTCCATTCTTCCCTATAAAACTGACGGACTTATTATTGGCACCAGTAAAAACGGTTTATTTACTTACGACGGGAAAGATTTTGCGCCCTTAAACACTTCAGCTAATAGCTATTTAAAAACCTATCAGCTTAATAACGGGGTAAGTTTACTCGGCAAATATTTCGCTTATGGCACTATCCTCAATGGGTTGATTATTATCGACGAAAATGGAAGGGTTGTTCAGCGGATCAACAAATCGAGCGGTTTACAAAACAATACGGTTTTGAGTTTATACGCCGATAATGAACAAAACCTATGGACCGGGCTTGACAATGGAATCGACCGGATAGAATTAAATTCGCCCCTATACTTCTATTTTGATAAAACCGGCCAGTTTGGAACGGTATACTCCAGCATTATTTTTAACAATAAAATTTACCTTGGCACCAATCAGGGCTTATTTTATAGTGAGTGGTCGCCTGATAATTTACTGCCTTTTAATTTTCGGTTGATCCCAAATTCGCAGGGACAGGTGTGGGAACTGACCATTATTGATAACGAACTGATTTGCGGCCACAATAGCGGTACATTCAAAGTAAATGGTGATCAAATTAACTGGTTATCCAGATCTGCTGGCGGGTGGACAATCAAAAAGCTAAACTCCAACCCAAATTACCTCGTTCAAGGTACTTATACCGGACTTTCGCTCTTTACAGAGTCTCCGGGTTCGGGATTAAAATTTGTAACAAAGATTGCAGGATTTGATGCGCCATCGAGATACGTAGAGCAAGATAATAAAGGTGATATCTGGGTAGCACATGCCTATAAGGGTTTATACAAATTGAGTTTAAGCCAAAATTACAGCAACGCTACCAGCGTTAAATATTTCGACGAAAAGAACGGTCTGCCCGGCAATTACAACATCAATATATTCAATTTAGAGAACAAAATTGTGTTTTCTTCTGATGCGGGTTTTTATACTTATGATGAGTTAAGTGATAAATTTACCAAGTACGCAGCGTTGAATAAAGAGCTCGGTTCATTTCAATCCTCCAATAAAATTATCAATGCTGGCGGCAAAAAATATTGGTTTATCAACCACGGTAAAACGGCCCTGGTTAATTTTAGTGAACCGGGCAAGGTAGAGATCGATTCCAATCAATTCAGTATTCTGGATGGCCGCATGGTACAATATTATGAAAACATCAGCCGCATCAGCAACGCGATTTACCTAATTAGTGTGGATGATGGCTTTGTCATTTATAACCCGACTGCGCAACTCAACCAGCAGAAACAAAAACTTCCTGCCGTTTTGATCAGGCGTGTAGAAGATATTACCGATAAATTTTCGCTCATTAGCGAAGCCGGAAACAGCGAAGAAGCAACAGAGATTCAGAACAACCGTAATAATATCCGTATTTCTTACGCACTGCCCTATTACCGTCAGGCCAAGGTTAAATACCAGATTTACCTTGAAGGTTACTCCCGTACCTGGTCTGACTGGAGTTATGCCACCGAAAAAGATTTCACTAATTTAAGCGCTGGAAACTATGTTTTTAAGGTTAGAGCAAAGATAGATGACAGTACGGTGAGTGAAGAAACCGTTTATAAGTTTACCATTTTGCGCCCATGGTACCTGAATAACTGGGCCATACTACTTTATGCCATTCTTTTTGTGACCGTATTGATTGTGGGGAAGAAAATTTATGAAAGGAAGCTGCAAAGGGATAGTCAGAAAATCAGCGAGCGCTTGCAGGCGGAACAGGAAGAAATATTAAGGCAGGAAGCAGAAACGAATGAGAAACAGATCATCAAGCTTCAAACAGAGAAACTTCAGGCAGAACTGGCTTCAAAAAACAGGGAACTGGCCAATTCTGCCATGACATTAGTCTATAAAAATGAGCTACTCCAAAAATTGAGCGACGAGATCACCAAGTTAAAGGATGAAAATGGCAAGAAACTTTCTGACGATCAAACCCGCAAAATTCAGAAAGTTATCAACGACGGCATGAACGATGAGCGCGATTGGCACCTGTTCGAAAATAGCTTTAACGAGGCGCATGAAAGTTTCTTCAAGAAATTAAAATCACAGCATCCCGACCTTGTTCCGAACGACTTAAAGCTCTGCGCTTACCTTAGGATGAATATGAGCAGTAAAGAAATGT